The proteins below come from a single Desulfitobacterium metallireducens DSM 15288 genomic window:
- the wecB gene encoding non-hydrolyzing UDP-N-acetylglucosamine 2-epimerase, whose amino-acid sequence MVVFGTRPEAIKMAPVVKALQKESVPCQVAVTAQHREMLDQVLELFKIRPDYDLNLMKAGQTLVEITTRALNGLVEVFAKAKPDLILVHGDTTTTFVAALAAFYTHIPVGHVEAGLRTGNKYSPFPEEMNRKLTGAITDLHFAPTNTAKQNLLREGVPLEKIFVTGNTVIDALLHTVDTDYRFNDRELDSILEREQNRRMILVTTHRRENLGEPMRQIYRALANVLDNNPNTYIVFPVHKNPSVRKVVDEVLGQHERVYLIEPMDYEPFVNLMSKAHIILTDSGGIQEEAPSLGKPVLVVRDTTERPEAVEAGTVSLVGTSYERVVESLNRLLRDEEHFHAMAHAINPYGDGKAADRIVNIIQKQKIQ is encoded by the coding sequence ATGGTGGTTTTTGGGACACGTCCTGAAGCGATCAAAATGGCCCCAGTCGTTAAAGCCCTTCAAAAAGAATCGGTTCCATGTCAGGTCGCTGTGACAGCTCAACACCGAGAAATGCTCGACCAAGTGTTGGAACTTTTTAAGATTCGTCCAGATTACGACTTGAATTTGATGAAAGCAGGGCAGACTCTCGTTGAAATTACAACACGAGCCCTCAATGGGCTCGTTGAGGTCTTTGCAAAAGCAAAACCAGATTTAATCTTAGTCCATGGAGACACGACAACGACTTTCGTCGCGGCACTTGCTGCGTTTTATACGCATATTCCAGTGGGCCATGTGGAAGCAGGCCTACGTACCGGTAATAAGTACTCCCCTTTTCCGGAAGAGATGAACCGTAAACTAACAGGTGCGATTACGGATTTGCATTTTGCACCAACAAATACGGCAAAGCAAAATCTACTTCGAGAAGGTGTGCCGCTGGAGAAGATTTTTGTAACAGGAAATACGGTTATCGATGCTTTGCTACATACGGTTGATACAGATTATCGTTTCAATGATCGGGAATTAGATTCAATACTGGAGCGGGAACAGAATCGACGCATGATTTTGGTAACCACGCACCGCCGGGAAAACCTTGGGGAACCGATGCGTCAAATCTATCGAGCGCTAGCGAATGTGCTCGACAATAATCCGAATACCTATATTGTATTTCCTGTCCATAAAAATCCCTCTGTACGGAAAGTCGTTGATGAGGTTTTAGGTCAACATGAACGAGTCTACTTGATTGAACCGATGGATTATGAGCCTTTTGTCAATTTGATGTCTAAAGCGCATATCATTTTGACAGACTCAGGCGGAATTCAAGAAGAGGCTCCATCTTTAGGGAAACCTGTCTTAGTTGTAAGGGATACTACGGAGCGCCCAGAGGCGGTCGAAGCAGGAACCGTTTCCTTAGTGGGTACTTCTTACGAGCGAGTTGTCGAGAGCTTAAATCGACTTTTAAGGGATGAGGAACACTTTCATGCGATGGCTC
- a CDS encoding deoxycytidylate deaminase, with the protein MDTPKKRPSWDDYFMKMAQVVSERSTCLRRQVGAVIVKDKQILSTGYNGSPTGLKHCAEVGCLRQKLQIPSGERTEICRAVHAEQNALVQAAKHGVEIDGAILYTTTQPCVLCTKMIINAGIKRVIYANPYPDALAQQLAEEAELKLIHLSWKEECGQ; encoded by the coding sequence ATGGACACACCAAAGAAGCGCCCAAGTTGGGATGATTATTTCATGAAGATGGCGCAGGTGGTTTCAGAACGCTCCACCTGTCTGCGTCGTCAAGTTGGGGCAGTGATTGTCAAGGATAAGCAGATTCTAAGTACGGGATATAATGGAAGCCCTACAGGGTTAAAACATTGTGCTGAAGTTGGGTGTTTAAGGCAAAAACTGCAGATTCCTTCCGGTGAACGGACAGAGATCTGCAGGGCGGTTCATGCGGAGCAGAATGCACTCGTACAGGCGGCTAAGCACGGGGTGGAAATTGATGGAGCGATTCTCTATACAACCACACAACCCTGTGTCCTCTGTACCAAGATGATCATTAACGCAGGAATTAAACGCGTGATCTATGCCAATCCCTATCCGGATGCTCTAGCACAACAACTCGCAGAAGAGGCCGAGCTTAAGCTTATTCATCTATCTTGGAAAGAAGAATGTGGACAGTAA
- the upp gene encoding uracil phosphoribosyltransferase has translation MAQVHVLDHPLIQHKLSLIRDEETGSKDFRELVEEVAMLMAYEVTRDFPLEEIEVKTPVATTKTKVIAGRKVGLVPILRAGLGMVDGMLKLIPTAKVGHIGLYRDPETLKPVEYYCKLPTDIEERELIVIDPMLATGGSASAAITFLKERGVRNIKLMCLIAAPEGIEAVRSAHNDVEIFVAAVDEKLNYHGYIVPGLGDAGDRLFGTK, from the coding sequence ATGGCACAAGTACACGTTCTTGATCACCCCTTGATTCAACATAAGCTTTCATTAATACGAGATGAGGAAACCGGATCGAAAGACTTCCGCGAACTTGTTGAAGAAGTTGCAATGCTTATGGCATATGAAGTAACTCGAGACTTCCCGCTGGAAGAGATTGAGGTGAAGACTCCAGTTGCCACGACGAAAACGAAAGTGATTGCGGGACGAAAGGTTGGACTGGTTCCCATTCTACGTGCAGGATTAGGCATGGTTGATGGCATGCTTAAACTTATCCCGACAGCGAAAGTAGGTCATATTGGCTTATATCGCGATCCGGAAACACTCAAACCTGTAGAATATTATTGCAAACTGCCAACTGATATTGAGGAGCGAGAGCTGATTGTAATTGACCCAATGCTCGCAACAGGGGGTTCGGCATCAGCAGCAATTACATTTTTGAAGGAGCGAGGAGTTCGCAACATTAAGTTAATGTGTCTCATCGCTGCACCAGAAGGAATCGAGGCAGTAAGATCCGCACATAATGATGTGGAAATCTTCGTAGCTGCGGTGGATGAAAAGCTCAATTACCATGGTTATATTGTACCAGGCTTAGGGGATGCCGGAGATCGGCTCTTTGGAACGAAATAA
- the glyA gene encoding serine hydroxymethyltransferase: MDYIKEWILPQDPEVAEAIAQEEGRQRNKIELIASENFVSRAVMAAQGSVLTNKYAEGYPAHRYYGGCEYVDVVEDLARERVKKLFGADHANVQPHSGAQANTAVYFAILKPGDTVLGMNLAHGGHLTHGSSVNLSGMYFNFVAYGVEPDTEVIDYEKVRALALEHHPKLIVAGASAYSRIIDFPKLREIADEAGCLLMVDMAHIAGLVAAGIHPSPVPYAHFVTSTTHKTLRGPRGGLILCKEEYAKAIDKAIFPGIQGGPLMHVIAAKAVAFGEALQPEFKLYQEHIVENAKMLASSLSEKGFRLVSGGTDNHVMLVDVRTKGLTGKDAEHILDEVGITVNKNTIPYDPASPFVTSGIRIGTPAVTSRGMNPQAMQRIAEAIDLVLTNQDETSYAKAREIVASLCKEFPLYTNLD, encoded by the coding sequence ATGGATTATATTAAAGAATGGATTCTTCCACAAGACCCCGAAGTTGCGGAAGCGATTGCTCAAGAAGAAGGGCGGCAACGCAATAAAATCGAACTTATCGCTTCGGAAAATTTTGTTAGCCGTGCAGTCATGGCGGCGCAAGGCTCAGTGCTTACCAATAAGTATGCAGAAGGATATCCAGCTCATCGTTACTATGGAGGCTGTGAATACGTTGATGTCGTTGAAGACCTAGCGCGGGAACGGGTTAAAAAGCTTTTTGGAGCTGATCATGCCAATGTTCAACCTCATTCCGGTGCTCAAGCGAATACGGCGGTTTACTTTGCCATACTTAAACCAGGAGACACGGTTCTCGGCATGAATCTTGCACATGGTGGACATTTGACTCATGGTAGCTCAGTAAACCTCTCTGGAATGTATTTTAACTTTGTGGCTTATGGAGTTGAACCTGACACAGAAGTTATTGATTATGAAAAAGTTCGAGCGTTAGCACTTGAACACCATCCGAAGTTGATTGTTGCAGGTGCAAGTGCATATTCTCGAATTATTGACTTTCCTAAGCTTCGTGAAATTGCGGATGAGGCAGGTTGCCTTCTCATGGTGGATATGGCACATATTGCCGGATTAGTTGCAGCGGGGATTCATCCAAGCCCAGTCCCGTATGCTCACTTCGTGACCTCAACGACTCATAAAACGTTGCGCGGTCCGAGAGGGGGACTCATTCTTTGCAAAGAAGAATATGCTAAGGCGATTGACAAAGCAATTTTCCCTGGAATTCAGGGTGGCCCACTTATGCACGTAATTGCTGCAAAGGCGGTCGCTTTCGGGGAAGCTCTTCAACCGGAGTTTAAACTTTACCAAGAGCATATCGTGGAAAATGCAAAGATGTTGGCGAGCAGTCTGAGTGAAAAAGGTTTCCGCTTGGTTTCCGGGGGCACAGATAACCATGTAATGCTCGTAGATGTGCGGACAAAAGGATTGACGGGAAAGGATGCAGAGCATATCCTTGATGAGGTGGGAATTACGGTTAATAAAAATACAATCCCCTATGATCCTGCGAGTCCGTTTGTTACGAGTGGTATTCGTATTGGCACACCTGCTGTAACTAGCCGGGGAATGAATCCTCAAGCGATGCAGCGGATTGCAGAGGCTATTGATCTCGTACTGACCAATCAGGATGAGACGAGCTATGCAAAAGCAAGAGAAATTGTAGCAAGTCTTTGTAAGGAGTTCCCACTTTACACGAATTTAGATTAG
- a CDS encoding TIGR01440 family protein, with translation MPEKLEGIAETWQSVLDDFFIQANLRSGQILVLGCSTSEVLGQHIGKGSSVEVADILLPPLLKKVREQGIFLAVQGCEHINRALVVEEECVERYGLDPVTVLPGLKAGGAMSVKAWKSFKAPLMVESIKGHAGIDIGDTFIGMHLRPVVVPIRLKVKEIGEAHLTMARTRPRLIGGPRAVYPE, from the coding sequence TTGCCAGAGAAGCTAGAAGGGATTGCAGAGACTTGGCAGAGTGTTCTCGATGATTTTTTTATACAAGCAAATTTACGCTCGGGTCAAATTCTAGTCTTGGGTTGCAGCACGAGTGAAGTGCTCGGACAGCATATTGGGAAAGGAAGCAGCGTTGAGGTCGCTGATATTCTCTTACCCCCTTTGCTGAAAAAAGTAAGAGAACAGGGGATTTTTCTAGCGGTCCAAGGGTGTGAGCATATTAATCGTGCTCTGGTGGTTGAAGAAGAATGTGTGGAACGTTATGGGCTAGACCCTGTAACTGTTCTTCCAGGGTTGAAAGCAGGCGGAGCGATGTCAGTTAAAGCATGGAAAAGCTTTAAGGCTCCTTTAATGGTTGAGAGCATTAAAGGACATGCAGGAATTGATATTGGAGATACGTTTATTGGGATGCATCTGCGTCCGGTGGTCGTTCCAATTCGGCTTAAAGTTAAGGAGATTGGGGAAGCCCATTTAACAATGGCTCGTACTCGTCCTCGGCTTATTGGCGGACCGCGAGCGGTTTATCCTGAATAA
- the rpiB gene encoding ribose 5-phosphate isomerase B: MKIALGADHGGFELKNEIRVHLEGQGIEILDLGTNSKESVDYPRFGYKVGKAILNGEADLGVVICGTGLGISMAANKVPGIRAALCSETYSARMSREHNNANVLALGGRVTGVGLALDIVDIFIKTPFAGGRHARRVDLLTSIETGEEF; the protein is encoded by the coding sequence GTGAAGATTGCATTAGGAGCGGATCATGGTGGTTTTGAACTTAAGAATGAGATTCGCGTGCATTTGGAAGGTCAAGGCATAGAGATATTAGACTTAGGAACGAACTCGAAGGAATCTGTCGATTATCCGAGGTTCGGTTATAAGGTTGGGAAGGCAATTCTTAACGGCGAGGCAGACCTCGGAGTTGTTATTTGTGGGACAGGACTAGGAATTTCAATGGCGGCCAATAAAGTCCCGGGTATTCGAGCCGCGTTATGCTCAGAGACCTATTCAGCGCGGATGTCTCGTGAACATAATAATGCTAATGTACTTGCCCTAGGGGGGCGGGTAACGGGAGTAGGCTTGGCTTTAGATATTGTTGATATTTTTATTAAAACTCCTTTTGCCGGAGGACGCCATGCGCGACGTGTGGATTTATTGACGTCGATTGAAACTGGGGAAGAGTTTTAA
- a CDS encoding low molecular weight protein arginine phosphatase, whose translation MIMKLLFICTGNTCRSPMAEGLAKKIFGPGVEVSSAGMGAWEGQPASDQALTVMKARSIELSSHHSRRVNRLFLQEADWIIPMTMEQEMRLRSLYPEYTGKIRRLGVWGESGKDILDPFGGSLKIYQQCAEQIERLIYELKNELDKLTRND comes from the coding sequence ATGATCATGAAGCTTTTATTCATCTGCACAGGCAATACATGCCGTAGTCCCATGGCCGAAGGGTTAGCTAAAAAGATTTTTGGGCCAGGGGTGGAGGTGAGCTCGGCTGGAATGGGCGCTTGGGAAGGACAACCCGCAAGTGATCAAGCCTTGACCGTGATGAAAGCGCGGAGTATTGAACTTTCTTCTCACCACTCTCGGCGAGTTAATCGGTTATTTCTTCAAGAAGCAGATTGGATTATTCCGATGACGATGGAACAGGAAATGCGATTGCGTTCGCTTTATCCAGAGTATACGGGTAAGATACGTCGACTAGGTGTATGGGGAGAATCGGGCAAGGATATTTTAGATCCTTTTGGAGGATCGCTTAAGATTTATCAGCAATGTGCGGAGCAGATTGAACGCTTAATCTATGAATTGAAGAATGAGCTGGATAAATTAACAAGAAACGATTAA
- a CDS encoding manganese efflux pump MntP family protein produces the protein MNLVWVLALSVALGADAFSLALAIGLVGVGKRMTLKLSLIVAVFHVLMPLAGLLMGQAMGMVLGQLAKGIGAAVLLWLGGRMLFHVWRPDPEFYRLSEARQALRRTQLPAGISLRGRGVYFLAVSVSLDALSVGFSLGTVESPIMLTVVVMGIVAGAMMGSGLLLGRFVGSRLGQRAEVLGGVVLVLIGVKMLL, from the coding sequence TTGAATTTAGTCTGGGTGTTGGCTCTTTCTGTTGCTTTGGGAGCGGATGCGTTCTCGTTAGCTTTAGCGATTGGACTCGTGGGTGTTGGAAAGCGGATGACCTTAAAACTTTCTCTTATTGTTGCGGTTTTCCATGTCCTTATGCCTTTGGCGGGACTCTTGATGGGTCAGGCAATGGGAATGGTACTGGGGCAATTGGCTAAAGGAATTGGCGCAGCAGTTTTGCTCTGGCTAGGGGGAAGAATGCTCTTCCATGTTTGGCGTCCTGATCCGGAATTTTATCGGCTTTCGGAGGCTCGTCAAGCCTTGAGACGTACCCAACTTCCCGCAGGTATCTCGTTACGAGGAAGGGGAGTTTACTTCTTAGCGGTGAGTGTCAGTCTAGATGCATTAAGCGTCGGGTTTTCTCTCGGAACAGTGGAGAGTCCTATCATGCTTACAGTCGTCGTGATGGGAATTGTAGCGGGAGCTATGATGGGTAGTGGTCTTCTTCTGGGAAGGTTTGTCGGATCGCGGCTTGGGCAGCGGGCAGAGGTTTTAGGCGGAGTAGTTCTCGTTCTCATCGGGGTGAAGATGCTGTTATAG
- a CDS encoding L-threonylcarbamoyladenylate synthase, with protein sequence METKRVYIDSQAPESEYIEEAAELIRKGQLVAFPTETVYGLGANALDAQACAEIFKVKGRPQDNPLIVHVSNFEMVKSLVTGWGELAERCARAFWPGPLTLVLPKTPIIPETVSAGLNSVGIRMPNHPVALALIEKAGVPIAAPSANLSGKPSPTNGIHVWKDLQGRIPLILDGGACDVGVESTVLDLTGEIPCILRPGGITRERLEEVLGKVSVDHPSENQPPKAPGMKYRHYAPKGDLYLLIGEREKILTRITDEIQNAHTRLKKVGIICTLESASDLHSQLPELLFVLGSEERPDEVAASLYEGLRLCDEQGIDIILAEGVSKNGIGFAIMNRLEKASGQKIWYV encoded by the coding sequence ATGGAGACAAAACGAGTATATATAGATAGCCAAGCTCCGGAGTCGGAGTATATTGAAGAAGCGGCAGAGCTCATTAGGAAGGGACAACTGGTTGCTTTCCCAACTGAAACAGTCTACGGTTTAGGAGCAAATGCATTAGATGCTCAGGCCTGTGCCGAGATTTTCAAGGTCAAGGGACGCCCGCAGGATAACCCTTTGATCGTACATGTGTCCAATTTTGAAATGGTGAAATCGCTTGTTACAGGTTGGGGTGAGCTGGCAGAGCGCTGTGCACGCGCCTTTTGGCCAGGCCCGCTCACACTCGTTTTACCAAAGACACCTATTATTCCGGAAACGGTGTCAGCAGGGTTGAACTCTGTGGGGATCCGGATGCCGAACCATCCTGTAGCTTTAGCCCTGATTGAAAAGGCAGGGGTTCCCATTGCGGCCCCGAGTGCAAATCTCTCAGGAAAACCCAGTCCTACGAATGGAATTCATGTTTGGAAGGATCTACAAGGTCGAATTCCTCTCATTTTGGATGGAGGAGCCTGTGATGTAGGGGTCGAATCTACTGTTCTTGATCTAACGGGTGAAATTCCCTGCATTTTACGGCCCGGCGGGATAACGAGAGAAAGACTAGAAGAAGTGCTGGGCAAGGTTTCGGTTGATCATCCTTCGGAGAATCAGCCTCCCAAAGCACCAGGGATGAAGTACAGGCATTATGCACCAAAAGGCGATCTCTATCTCCTGATCGGTGAACGGGAAAAGATTTTAACTCGTATCACAGATGAAATTCAAAATGCCCATACTCGGCTTAAAAAGGTCGGGATCATCTGTACACTGGAGAGTGCTTCAGATCTGCATAGTCAATTACCCGAACTCCTCTTCGTTCTTGGTTCGGAGGAACGTCCTGATGAAGTTGCTGCTAGCCTTTATGAGGGTTTAAGACTTTGTGATGAACAAGGCATTGATATCATCCTTGCCGAAGGGGTTTCAAAAAATGGTATAGGTTTTGCAATTATGAACCGTTTAGAGAAGGCCTCGGGTCAGAAGATTTGGTACGTGTAG